The Chryseobacterium sp. 52 genome includes a region encoding these proteins:
- a CDS encoding TatD family hydrolase — protein MNTYIDIGINLTNKQFYNEHEEIINRALDHGVEQMILTGTSVRGSKESAEIAEDYPEILFSTAGIHPHDAKSFNQESIRELRNLLQLDHVISVGECGLDFDRDFSPRPVQEKCYSAQLELAIAVDKPLFLHERSAFKRFNEITDEYLPKLPKAVVHCFTGTLHEAKTYLDKGFYLGFTGAISDDKRFKQLEDVIKYVPLDRMMIETDAPFMLPKNMPRMQNRRNEPSFLPYVAQTIARWKKMSISEVADETTETTRNFFKL, from the coding sequence ATGAATACATACATTGATATTGGCATTAATCTGACCAATAAACAGTTCTATAATGAACACGAAGAAATTATTAACCGCGCTTTAGATCATGGCGTAGAACAAATGATCCTCACCGGAACAAGTGTACGAGGAAGCAAAGAATCTGCTGAAATTGCAGAAGACTATCCTGAAATTTTATTTTCCACGGCAGGAATTCATCCCCATGATGCAAAATCTTTTAATCAGGAAAGTATCCGGGAACTTAGAAATCTGTTGCAGTTAGATCATGTGATTTCTGTAGGAGAATGCGGATTGGATTTTGATAGGGATTTTTCCCCGAGACCTGTTCAGGAAAAATGCTATAGCGCTCAGCTGGAATTGGCGATTGCAGTGGATAAACCTCTTTTTCTTCACGAAAGATCAGCCTTTAAAAGGTTTAATGAGATCACAGATGAATACCTTCCAAAGCTCCCGAAAGCAGTTGTACACTGTTTTACCGGAACGCTGCACGAAGCGAAAACATATCTTGATAAAGGATTTTATTTAGGATTTACCGGAGCTATAAGTGATGATAAGAGATTCAAGCAGCTTGAAGATGTTATAAAATATGTTCCGCTGGACCGGATGATGATAGAAACAGATGCCCCTTTTATGCTTCCGAAAAATATGCCGAGAATGCAGAACCGCCGCAACGAACCCTCTTTTCTGCCTTATGTGGCACAGACCATTGCCCGCTGGAAGAAAATGAGTATTTCCGAGGTGGCAGATGAAACCACAGAAACCACAAGAAATTTTTTCAAATTATAA
- the deoD gene encoding purine-nucleoside phosphorylase encodes MSIHISAKKGEIAKVVLQPGDPLRAQYIAENYLENAKLVSKTRGIFYYTGLYKGKEITVGASGMGFPSIGIYSFELFTEYEVDTIIRIGTCGAYTTDLKLFDILNIENAASESTYAKYAWEIEEEILPHQGNIFGTINETAQELSLATKSINVHSSDIFYRKDQNVPAIATKYNCPAVEMEAFGLFANAQHLGKNAATILTVTDIIPTHEKISADEREKALKPMMELALESALKSL; translated from the coding sequence ATGAGTATTCACATCAGTGCAAAAAAAGGAGAAATTGCTAAAGTAGTATTGCAGCCGGGGGATCCGCTTCGTGCACAATATATTGCTGAAAATTATTTGGAAAATGCTAAACTGGTAAGCAAAACAAGAGGAATCTTTTATTATACCGGTCTTTATAAAGGTAAAGAAATTACTGTAGGAGCCAGCGGAATGGGCTTTCCGAGCATCGGAATTTATTCTTTTGAATTATTTACGGAGTATGAAGTAGATACCATTATCAGAATCGGGACCTGCGGAGCTTATACAACGGACCTTAAGCTTTTTGATATTTTAAATATTGAAAATGCAGCGAGTGAAAGTACGTATGCAAAATATGCATGGGAAATTGAAGAGGAGATCCTTCCTCACCAGGGTAATATCTTTGGAACAATTAATGAAACAGCTCAGGAACTTTCTTTAGCTACAAAATCCATTAATGTACACAGCAGTGATATTTTCTACAGAAAAGATCAGAATGTTCCTGCAATTGCTACAAAATATAACTGTCCGGCTGTAGAAATGGAAGCTTTCGGATTATTCGCCAATGCACAGCATTTAGGAAAGAATGCTGCTACAATCCTTACGGTGACGGATATTATTCCTACCCACGAAAAAATTTCTGCTGACGAAAGAGAAAAAGCCCTTAAACCAATGATGGAACTGGCTTTGGAATCTGCCTTAAAAAGTCTTTAA
- a CDS encoding VOC family protein, which produces MKIEHIAVWVKDLEKIREFYQKYFGAISNEKYHNSVKHFQSYFLSFENGCRLEIMNRPDIQESGNTYDSQQYGIIHLAFSTGSKEKVDELTGILRKDGYTIAGEPRTTGDGYYESVILDPENNIIEITN; this is translated from the coding sequence ATGAAAATTGAACATATTGCTGTTTGGGTAAAAGATCTGGAGAAGATCAGAGAATTTTATCAGAAATATTTTGGAGCCATATCCAATGAGAAATACCACAATTCTGTAAAACACTTTCAGTCTTATTTTCTAAGTTTTGAAAACGGATGCCGCCTGGAGATTATGAACAGACCGGATATTCAGGAAAGCGGAAATACCTATGATTCCCAGCAGTACGGAATTATCCATCTGGCATTTTCAACAGGAAGCAAAGAAAAAGTAGACGAATTGACAGGAATTCTGAGGAAAGACGGGTATACAATTGCCGGAGAACCACGGACAACAGGTGATGGCTATTATGAAAGTGTGATTCTGGATCCTGAAAATAATATCATCGAAATTACAAATTGA